The following proteins are encoded in a genomic region of Odontesthes bonariensis isolate fOdoBon6 chromosome 19, fOdoBon6.hap1, whole genome shotgun sequence:
- the synpo2a gene encoding uncharacterized protein synpo2a: MGTGDYICITLRGGAPWGFTLEEGEGDTYRPFLVSQVEEGGQAFLAAVRDGDEVVSINGEPCADLTLLQAFALIDVSIECLQLLLKRYHFIAPEDCESEGTYCGETASSGEALESTTLHIFSPKHRSQTPRELYMSECQGKTCYEELDSDKELELSGKRPQPLSTQPTVPSSDDCGGGELVFKEDDWGVQRCFSPRDIVELQVSLSEQTLHDVGCTSLGSAHGIEGELSNRETVGTILTTTTSHCMPCPVRQPLSQHGVVVGSPSMLGQVDFILEQPAASGAGRGILTVGGPRVSESVGSQSEGEEGGGHFEAVSRSFTVSFEIPSVERTPAEEQDSDSEGDQEKPNKHRAKHSRLRRNESLTEKQVKEAKSKCKRIALLLTAAPPNPNNKGILMFKKHRQRAKKYTLVSYGTGEDKPEYSDEEDESNRDDKQEITTGEFTFLASIDSEADKPLLTDATSCKGAVTFNLDKGLLEIERTLNNQGEMECLPETKGKGVLMFAQRRHRMDEISAEHDELRRQGMPVEAVQETETKVMEQSYMQSTMEGHAYMDVNMHQPSQQQYQQYQEQQYYEQQQQYQQYQQQQYEQRQYQQQQMYQPQQEYHQEQQQQMQHYSTNINGMEQHQTNEIQSSFNNRTAKPFTTENIAATPYSHAVSGTNQDSMGQGEQIASRDERISTPAIKTGILLDTRRRNTGKPMFTFKEAPKISPNPALLNLLNRSDKKLGFESGPEEDYLSLGAEACNFLQSQRVKPKIPPPVAPKPVINPSSPPWSPQIEAANQDMPQCAENSLSTPAVAPAAETAPTLELEPMSAPASEPSPPPAPKETPVNTNTAEQHTWTLQEPESQQQPLQATAQEANVQMYSSHQPESSHMTTWGAAQTQAQQQVSSSWPTAQVQSQVPPPSQSSSQPPWVTHQPIQNQAQPQPNTNTWTPQSQPSWSQPQEQAEVQRHAQPPWAKPQEQPQAQPQAQPQVQPTWGHSNEQPHLQQIQPTWGQAQQPVQPKPQSQWTLQSQMGSQQQPPWVHQPQKTSEVQPPWVQQVQPESQPQPPWVQQPQHQALQQSWPQTQAPGQSQPPWVSAQPQQQPNAWDPSQGQAQAQPSWGHVAQPQTQAQPQANLNPWAPVPVQAQSQPSWAQHPSEHGQNQMTSWNQEQNQAQHEPPWAQAAPPQPTQQSNWQQPTSNTPPQQQVNAWPSTQAQPQTSVSTWTPQSQHTPVNVSTSIVNTHPSPKPWHPPQNAPQNQIPPPPPRRMNSFTVGQRASSPINPMATILNPKASHGPAYEMPVVKGKGADMFAKRQSRMEKFVVDSETVEANKASRSTSPAASLPNEWKYTSNVRAPPPLAYNPIQSPSYPLAASKKPPSSSPSTKAKKKDQGKQKPAPKPLNVIDVMKHQPYQLDSSLFIFGQVAEAVKPPPPKPSCSPPNPPTDNQPIRYEQVAPIQQTGPFSAPYPQQAYGVPMQPVMHDGHYQQAQANAYPNQQPPGGPYQQEYNQLYHQPVPPAFHPQAPQSLNPTYQQALQAAYQPANSPPYLASPSVPYEPQPTRSYIAPSFPMAAQPESVSGGSTMAAPKPKFTANKSSAQVWKPTAVEKE, encoded by the exons GTAGAGGAGGGTGGTCAAGCTTTCCTGGCTGCAGTGCGGGATGGTGATGAGGTGGTGTCAATTAATGGGGAGCCATGTGCTGATCTCACCCTTTTACAAGCGTTTGCACTCATTGACGTATCTATTGAGTGTCTGCAGTTACTTCTCAAAAG ATACCACTTCATCGCTCCTGAAGATTGTGAATCTGAAGGGACATACTGTGGCGAGACAGCCTCTTCAGGCGAAGCTTTAGAAAGCACTACCCTTCACATCTTCTCACCAAAGCACAGGTCCCAAACCCCTAGAGAGCTGTATATGTCTGAGTGCCAAGGTAAGACCTGCTATGAGGAGCTGGACAGTGACAAAGAATTGGAATTGAGTGGAAAGAGACCCCAGCCTCTTTCCACTCAGCCTACTGTTCCCTCATCTGATGACTGCGGAGGCGGTGAACTGGTTTTTAAGGAAGATGATTGGGGAGTGCAGCGGTGCTTTTCCCCCAGGGATATCGTGGAGCTCCAGGTGTCCCTGTCTGAGCAAACCTTGCATGATGTGGGATGCACCTCTCTTGGAAGTGCTCACGGGATTGAAGGGGAACTCTCAAACAGAGAAACAGTAGGGACAATTCTCACAACCACAACATCGCACTGCATGCCATGCCCTGTCAGACAGCCTCTCAGCCAGCATGGAGTGGTGGTCGGCTCCCCCTCAATGCTGGGGCAAGTGGATTTCATTTTGGAGCAACCAGCAGCATCAGGCGCAGGGAGGGGCATCCTGACTGTGGGTGGCCCTAGGGTCAGTGAAAGCGTTGGATCCCAAAGTGaaggagaggagggaggagggcaCTTCGAGGCTGTTTCTAGGTCTTTTACTGTCTCATTTGAAATTCCATCAGTAGAGAGGACACCAGCTGAGGAGCAGGATTCTGATTCTGAGGGGGATCAAGAAAAACCCAACAAGCATCGGGCAAAGCACTCTA GGCTCAGGCGTAACGAGAGTCTGACTGAGAAACAGGTGAAGGAGGCCAAGTCCAAATGTAAGCGTATTGCTCTACTTCTTACGGCTGCACCACCAAACCCCAATAACAAGGGGATATTGATGTTCAAGAAACATCGTCAGAGGGCCAAGAAATACACGCTTGTGAGCTACGGCACGGGAGAAGACAAACCAGAGTACAGCGACGAAGAAGACGAGTCAAACAGAGACGACAAACAAGAAATAACAACTGGTGAATTTACCTTTTTGGCTTCTATCGATTCTGAAGCAGACAAGCCTCTTCTCACTGATGCCACAAGTTGCAAAGGGGCAGTAACTTTTAACCTGGACAAGGGTCTCCTTGAAATTGAGAGAACCTTAAACAACCAAGGAGAGATGGAATGTTTGCctgaaactaaagggaaagGTGTCCTAATGTTTGCTCAACGGCGTCACAGGATGGATGAGATTTCCGCTGAACATGACGAGCTGAGACGCCAAGGGATGCCAGTTGAAGCAGTGCAGGAGACTGAGACAAAGGTAATGGAACAGTCATACATGCAATCTACAATGGAAGGCCATGCTTACATGGATGTAAATATGCACCAACCAAGCCAACAACAATATCAGCAATATCAAGAACAACAATACTAtgagcaacaacaacaatatcaacagtatcagcagcagcagtatgAACAAAGGCAATACCAACAACAGCAAATGTATCAGCCACAGCAAGAATATCATCaagaacaacaacagcaaaTGCAGCACTATTCTACAAACATCAATGGCATGGAACAGCACCAAACCAATGAAATCCAGAGTTCTTTCAACAATCGTACCGCAAAGCCTTTCACAACAGAGAACATAGCAGCAACTCCTTATTCTCATGCAGTGAGTGGGACCAATCAAGATTCTATGGGTCAAGGGGAGCAGATAGCTTCCCGTGATGAGCGGATTTCTACTCCTGCAATTAAGACAGGCATTCTGTTGGATACAAGGAGAAGAAATACTGGCAAGCCTATGTTCACATTTAAAGAGGCCCCCAAAATATCCCCAAACCCAGCTTTGCTAAACCTCCTAAACAGAAGTGATAAAAAATTGGGTTTTGAGTCAGGACCTGAGGAAGACTACCTTAGCCTTGGGGCTGAAGCTTGCAATTTCCTCCAGTCTCAACGAGTTAAACCTAAGATTCCTCCACCAGTTGCCCCAAAGCCTGTTATCAATCCCAGCTCTCCTCCTTGGTCACCACAGATAGAAGCAGCCAACCAGGACATGCCTCAGTGTGCTGAAAATAGCCTGTCCACACCTGCTGTAGCCCCTGCTGCAGAGACTGCCCCCACTTTAGAACTAGAGCCAATGTCTgcacctgcctctgagccttctCCCCCTCCTGCCCCAAAGGAGACTCCTGTGAACACCAACACAGCAGAACAGCACACATGGACTCTCCAGGAGCCAGaatctcaacagcagcctcttcaAGCGACAGCTCAGGAGGCAAATGTTCAGATGTATTCTTCTCATCAGCCTGAGTCCTCCCATATGACCACCTGGGGTGCAGCACAAACACAAGCTCAACAGCAGGTATCCAGTTCATGGCCTACAGCTCAGGTGCAGTCCCAAGTACCACCTCCAAGTCAGTCCTCCTCACAGCCACCATGGGTTACACATCAGCCTATTCAGAACCAAGCACAGCCTCAACCCAACACAAATACTTGGACCCCTCAAAGTCAGCCATCCTGGAGTCAGCCTCAAGAGCAAGCAGAAGTCCAGAGACATGCTCAACCACCCTGGGCCAAGCCTCAAGAGCAACCACAGGCTCAACCACAGGCTCAACCACAGGTTCAACCAACGTGGGGACACTCGAACGAACAGCCACACCTACAGCAAATACAGCCTACCTGGGGTCAAGCCCAACAACCAGTGCAGCCAAAACCCCAAAGCCAGTGGACACTGCAGTCACAAATGGGCTCTCAGCAGCAACCGCCATGGGTACATCAACCTCAGAAAACATCCGAAGTACAACCTCCTTGGGTTCAACAGGTACAGCCAGAATCCCAGCCACAACCACCATGGGTTCAGCAACCACAACATCAAGCTTTGCAACAATCGTGGCCACAGACCCAAGCACCAGGTCAATCTCAACCACCGTGGGTCTCAGCTCAGCCTCAACAACAACCTAATGCATGGGACCCCTCACAAGGTCAAGCCCAAGCTCAGCCATCCTGGGGCCATGTAGCACAACCACAAACACAAGCACAGCCTCAAGCTAATCTAAACCCATGGGCACCAGTGCCTGTCCAGGCTCAGTCCCAACCCTCTTGGGCTCAGCATCCTTCAGAGCATGGTCAAAACCAGATGACTTCTTGGAACCAGGAGCAAAATCAGGCTCAACATGAACCACCTTGGGCTCAGGCAGCTCCACCCCAGCCCACACAGCAGTCAAACTGGCAACAGCCTACTTCAAACACTCCACCACAACAACAAGTAAATGCATGGCCTTCAACTCAGGCACAGCCTCAGACATCTGTCAGCACCTGGACACCACAGTCACAACATACACCTGTGAATGTTTCCACATCTATAGTAAACACCCATCCATCTCCTAAACCCTGGCATCCACCACAAAATGCTCCTCAAAACCagattcctcctcctccacctcggCGAATGAACTCTTTCACTGTTGGTCAAAGAGCTTCCTCACCTATCAACCCAATGGCCACTATCTTAAATCCTAAAGCATCCCACGGTCCAGCTTATGAGATGCCAGTCGTCAAGGGAAAAGGAGCTGACATGTTCGCCAAGAGGCAGTCTCGAATGGAGAAGTTTGTTGTGGACTCTGAGACCGTGGAAGCAAACAAGGCAAGCCGGTCAACATCACCAGCTGCTTCCTTACCGAATGAATGGAAATATACTTCCAATGTACGTGCTCCACCCCCACTGGCATATAACCCTATTCAGTCTCCATCTTATCCCCTAGCAGCATCAAAGAAGCCTCCTTCGAGTAGTCCTTCAaccaaagcaaagaaaaaagaccAAGGGAAACAGAAGCCTGCCCCTAAGCCTCTCAATGTTATAGATGTTATGAAGCATCAACCCTATCAGCTAGATTCCTCACTCTTTATCTTTGGCCAAGTAGCAGAGGCTGTCAAACCCCCTCCACCAAAGCCTAGTTGTTCACCACCTAATCCGCCAACTGATAACCAACCAATTAGATATGAACAGGTAGCCCCTATCCAGCAAACTGGACCATTTAGTGCCCCATATCCCCAACAAGCCTATGGGGTGCCTATGCAGCCTGTAATGCATGATGGCCACTATCAGCAAGCTCAAGCTAATGCTTATCCTAATCAGCAGCCTCCAGGTGGTCCATACCAACAAGAATACAACCAATTGTATCATCAACCTGTCCCACCAGCTTTTCATCCCCAAGCCCCCCAGTCTTTAAACCCTACCTATCAACAGGCTCTACAGGCTGCTTACCAGCCAGCCAATAGCCCTCCCTATCTGGCATCTCCCTCTGTACCTTACGAGCCTCAACCTACCAGAAGCTACATTGCTCCCAGTTTCCCCATGGCTGCTCAGCCTGAATCTGTATCCGGTGGCAGTACTATGGCTGCTCCTAAGCCTAAGTTTACAGCAAACAAGAGCTCAGCTCAAGTGTGGAAACCTACTGCAGTTGAAAAAGAGTGA